The Perca flavescens isolate YP-PL-M2 chromosome 23, PFLA_1.0, whole genome shotgun sequence genome has a window encoding:
- the LOC114550121 gene encoding serine/threonine-protein kinase 38-like — MAMTVETAAALPMSNHTRERVTVAKLTLENFYSTLLTQHEEREMRQKKLEKAMDEEGLPDEEKVMRRSQHARKETEFLRLKRTRLGLDDFESLKVIGRGAFGEVRLVQKKDTGHIYAMKILRKADMLEKEQVAHIRAERDILVEADGAWVVKMFYSFQDKRNLYLIMEFLPGGDMMTLLMKKDTLSEEATQFYIAETVLAIDSIHQLGFIHRDIKPDNLLLDSRGHVKLSDFGLCTGLKKAHRTEFYRNLTHNPPSDFSFQNMNSKRKAETWKKNRRQLAYSTVGTPDYIAPEVFMQTGYNKLCDWWSLGVIMYEMLIGYPPFCSETPQETYRKVMNWKETLVFPPEVPISERAKDLILKYCTDAENRVGAVSVDEIKNHQFFESVDWEHIRERPAAISIEIKSIDDTSNFDDFPESDILQPANATEPDFKSKDWVFLNYTYKRFEGLTQRGTIPTYMKAGKA, encoded by the exons ATGGCCATGACGGTGGAGACTGCAGCTGCCCTTCCCATGAGCAATCACACCCGAGAGAGGGTGACTGTGGCCAAGCTGACACTGGAGAACTTCTACAGCACTCTACTCACCCAGCACGAGGAGCGGGAGATGAG GCAGAAGAAGCTGGAGAAGGCCATGGACGAAGAGGGCTTGCCAGATGAGGAG AAAGTAATGCGCCGCTCGCAGCATGCCCGTAAGGAGACTGAGTTTCTGCGACTGAAGAGGACGCGACTTGGCTTGGATGACTTTGAGTCCCTTAAAGTTATCGGACGGGGTGCTTTTGGAGAG GTCCGCTTGGTGCAGAAAAAAGACACGGGGCACATTTACGCCATGAAGATTTTGAGAAAAGCAGACATGCTGGAGAAAGAACAG GTGGCTCATATCCGGGCGGAGAGGGATATTCTGGTGGAGGCGGACGGCGCCTGGGTGGTCAAGATGTTCTACAGCTTCCAGGACAAGAGGAACCTCTACCTCATCATGGAGTTCCTTCCTGGAG GCGACATGATGACCCTGCTGATGAAGAAAGACACTCTGTCTGAGGAGGCCACCCAGTTCTACATCGCAGAGACAGTTCTGGCCATCGACTCCATCCACCAGCTGGGCTTCATCCACAGAGACATCAAACCAGACAACCTGCTGCTGGACTCCAGG GGACATGTGAAGCTGTCCGATTTTGGCCTGTGTACGGGACTGAAGAAGGCTCATCGCACAGAGTTTTACAGGAACCTGACGCACAACCCGCCCAGTGATTTCT CCTTTCAAAATATGAACTCCAAGAGGAAAGCAGAAACCTGGAAGAAGAACCGGAGGCAGCTG GCTTATTCTACTGTTGGAACGCCAGACTACATTGCTCCGGAAGTCTTCATGCAGACGGGATACAACAAGCTGTGTGACTGGTGGTCTCTGGGTGTCATCATGTATGAAATGCTCATCG GTTACCCCCCCTTCTGCTCTGAGACGCCACAGGAGACATACAGGAAAGTGATGAACTGGAAGGAAACCCTCGTCTTCCCACCTGAAGTCCCCATCTCAGAGAGGGCCAAAGACTTGATATTAAA gtaTTGCACTGATGCTGAGAACAGGGTTGGAGCTGTGAGTGTGGACGAGATCAAGAATCACCAGTTTTTTGAGTCGGTGGACTGGGAGCACATCAG GGAGCGGCCAGCAGCCATCTCCATTGAAATCAAGAGTATCGACGACACCTCAAACTTTGACGACTTCCCCGAATCAGACATCCTTCAGCCAG CCAATGCAACGGAGCCAGACTTCAAATCGAAGGATTGGGTGTTCCTCAACTACACGTACAAACGCTTTGAGGGTCTGACTCAGCGAGGCACCATCCCCACATACATGAAGGCAGGGAAGGCCTGA
- the med21 gene encoding mediator of RNA polymerase II transcription subunit 21, with amino-acid sequence MADRLTQLQDAVNSLADQFCNAIGVLQQCAPPASFSNIQTAINRDQPANPTEEYAQLFAALIARTAKDVDVLIDSLPSEESTAALQAASLRQLEEENHDAAARLEEVVYRGDMLLEKIQSALADIAQSQLCTRNGPPHQPSPAES; translated from the exons ATGGCGGACCGGCTAACGCAACTCCAAGACGCAGTCAATTCG CTTGCAGATCAGTTTTGTAACGCCATCGGCGTCCTGCAACAATGTGCGCCTCCTGCCTCCTTCAGTAACATCCAGACGGCTATCAACAGAGACCAGCCAGCAAACCCAACCGAAG AGTATGCCCAGCTGTTTGCAGCTCTGATCGCCAGAACAGCCAAAGATGTGGATGTACTCATCGACTCTCTGCCCAGTGAGGAGTCCACGGCAGCTCTGCAG GCGGCCAGTCTGCggcagctggaggaggagaaccACGATGCCGCCGCCCGTCTGGAGGAGGTGGTTTACCGTGGCGATATGCTGCTGGAGAAGATCCAGAGCGCCCTGGCTGACATCGCCCAGTCTCAGCTCTGCACCCGCAACGGACCACCTCACCAGCCCTCACCAGCCGAATCCTGA